A genomic stretch from Falco naumanni isolate bFalNau1 chromosome 4, bFalNau1.pat, whole genome shotgun sequence includes:
- the COG7 gene encoding conserved oligomeric Golgi complex subunit 7 produces MDFSRFLSDDFEVKSWVNAAFRAVQQEAPGKVDAHAATLVMKLQLFIQEVNNAVEETSHQALQNMPRVLREVEVLKQEATFLKEQMILVKEDIKKFEEDTAQSMQVLVEIDRVKSRMQLAAESLQEADKWSTLSADIEETLKTQDVSVISAKLTSMQSSLAMLVDTPDYSEKCVHLEALKNRLEAMASPQIVAAFNSQSVDQAKTFVKVFTEIDRMPQLLAYYYKCHKVQLVAVWQDLCQSDLSLNRQLTELYDTLLGTWHSQLQWTTQVFKNPHEIVTVLLIQTLGALVPSIPVCLNTAMERTGQEPKLNKLLELYDATIHFAKGLEAAMLPNLKEQNLVKVMELVETVYGPYKPYQLEYGDLEEENLLIQISAVPLEHWEVIDCVQELNHSVSKLFMLASGAIDNCIKLTDGLGVCGLLKALKALFAKYTSDFTNTLQSIRKKCKLDDVLSDSLFQEDWTAFQNSVRIITTCGELLHQCGDFEQQLANRIFSTAGKYLSDSYSPCSFSGFQDTSSAEKKSSLKNPWQEYNYLLKENPSEYASLMETLYTLKEKGTSNHNLLSSSRSALSRLNQLAHHLAFDSVFLRIKQQLLLVSKMESWNSGGIGETLTDDLPNFSLTPLEYISNIGQYIMSLPLHLEPFVAQEDSALELALHAGKLPYPPEQGDELPELDNMADYWLGSIARATMQTYCEVILQIPELTVHSTKQLATDIDYLINVMDALGLQPSRTLQNIVTLLKAKPEDYRQAAKSVPRRMASSIAAMRGLEC; encoded by the exons ATGGATTTCTCCAGGTTCCTGTCGGATGACTTTGAGGTGAAGAGCTGGGTGAACGCGGCCTTCCGGGCCGTGCAGCAGGAGGCCCCCGGCAAGGTGGACGCGCACGCCGCCACCCTGGTGATGAAGTTGCAGCTCTTCATCCAGGAGGTCAACAACGCCGTGGAAG aaacaagCCATCAGGCTCTCCAGAACATGCCCAGAGTCCTCCGGGAAGTGGAGGTCTTGAAACAGGAGGCAACATTCCTGAAGGAGCAAATGATCCTTGTTAAAGAAGATATAAAGAAATTTGAAGAAGATACAGCTCAGTCAATGCAG gtccTGGTAGAGATTGACCGAGTGAAGTCTAGAATGCAGTTGGCTGCCGAGTCTCTTCAGGAAGCAGACAAATGGAGCACATTAAGTGCAGATATTGAAGAGACTCTTAAAACACAG GATGTGTCTGTGATTTCGGCCAAACTAACAAGTatgcagagcagcctggctaTGCTTGTGGACACACCAGATTACTCAGAGAAGTGCGTGCATCTGGAGGCCCTGAAGAACCGACTAGAGGCCATGGCTAGCCCTCAGATTGTTGCTGCTTTTAACTCCCAGTCTGTAG atcAGGCAAAAACGTTTGTTAAAGTCTTCACTGAAATTGATCGGATGCCCCAGCTTCTTGCTTATTATTATAAATGTCACAAG GTGCAGCTGGTGGCAGTGTGGCAGGATCTCTGCCAAAGTGACTTAAGCTTAAATCGCCAGTTGACTGAACTGTATGACACACTTCTTGGGACCTGGCACTCACAACTTCAGTGGACAACACAG GTTTTCAAGAACCCCCATGAAATTGTGACTGTATTGTTGATTCAAACTCTGGGAGCGTTGGTGCCTTCCATCCCTGTCTGCCTCAACACTGCCATGGAGAGAACAGGCCAAGAACCCAAGCTGAATAAGCTGCTGGAGCTCTATGATGCCACCATCCACTTCGCGAAAGGGCTGGAAGCAGCAATGCTGCCAAACCTGA AGGAGCAGAACCTGGTAAAAGTGATGGAACTGGTGGAAACAGTGTATGGTCCATACAAACCCTATCAACTTGAGTATGgagacctggaagaagaaaatcttcTCATTCAGATCAGTGCAGTGCCCTTG GAGCATTGGGAAGTAATTGACTGTGTCCAGGAACTGAACCATTCAGTCAGCAAACTCTTCATGCTGGCTTCTGGAGCCATCGACAACTGCATCAAACTCACTGATGGACTGGGAGTGTGTGGGCTCCTTAAGGCCCTGAAAGCTCTCTTTGCAAA GTATACATCTGACTTCACAAATACATTGCAGTCTATACGAAAGAAATGTAAACTGGATGATGTTTTATCAGATTCCCTTTTCCAGGAGGACTGGACTGCATTCCAAAACTCTGTTCG GATAATTACTACTTGTGGTGAGCTCCTTCATCAGTGTGGAGACTTTGAGCAGCAACTGGCCAACAG gattttctcAACTGCTGGGAAGTATCTCTCGGACTCCTACAGCCCTTGTAGTTTTTCTGGCTTTCAGGATAccagttctgcagaaaagaagagcTCCTTAAAGAATCCCTGGCAGGAATATAATTATCTTTTGAAGGAGAATCCATCTGAGTATGCCAGCCTTATGGAAACGCTTTACACTCTAAAG GAAAAAGGTACAAGTAACCACAACCTGTTGTCTTCATCGCGATCTGCCTTAAGCCGCCTCAACCAGCTGGCGCACCACTTGGCTtttgattctgtttttcttcGCATCAAACAACAACTTTTACTCGTTTCGAAGATGGAG AGCTGGAATTCTGGTGGCATTGGTGAGACCCTGACAGATGACCTGCCAAACTTCAGCTTGACTCCTCTGGAATATATCAGCAAT ATTGGGCAATATATTATGTCGCTTCCTCTCCACCTTGAGCCATTTGTTGCTCAAGAGGATTCTGCATTGGAACTGGCATTACATGCTGGAAAACTGCCTTACCCCCCAGAACAAG GAGATGAACTGCCTGAGCTGGACAACATGGCTGACTACTGGCTAGGCTCCATTGCCAGAGCTACGATGCAAACGTACTGCGAAGTCATCCTGCAAATACCGGAGCTCACCGTGCATTCAACAAAGCAGCTTGCCACAGACATCG ATTATCTAATAAATGTGATGGATGCCCTTGGCCTTCAGCCATCAAGAACACTGCAAAATATTGTAACTCTGTTGAAAGCAAAGCCAGAGGACTACCGTCAAGCTGCAAAAAGCGTGCCCCGCAGAATGGCCAGCAGCATCGCTGCAATGAGGGGCCTGGAGTGTTAG